The following coding sequences are from one Oncorhynchus nerka isolate Pitt River linkage group LG6, Oner_Uvic_2.0, whole genome shotgun sequence window:
- the LOC115125186 gene encoding death-associated protein 1 homolog, with product MSSPPKEKIETKGGHLPAVKAGGMRIVQKHQGAAPPETPPIKDEDEDFVEEPSPPKPTVVVSGVVTKGDKDFTPAAAQVAHQKPQPSITKMPQNQHLTQHIHQPRK from the exons ATGTCTTCGCCGCCGAAGGAGAAAATCGAGACCAAAGGAGGACACCTCCCGGCTG TAAAGGCAGGGGGGATGAGGATAGTGCAGAAGCACCAGGGAGCAGCTCCACCTGAGACCCCTCCCATCAAAGACGAGGACGAGGACTTTGTGGAGGAAcctag cccACCAAAGCCCACTGTGGTCGTTTCAGGAGTGGTTACAAAG GGTGATAAGGACTTCACCCCTGCAGCGGCCCAGGTAGCTCACCAGAAGCCCCAGCCATCTATCACCAAGATGCCCCAGAACCAGCACCTCACTCAGCACATTCACCAGCCCCGCAAGTGA